From one Oncorhynchus clarkii lewisi isolate Uvic-CL-2024 chromosome 6, UVic_Ocla_1.0, whole genome shotgun sequence genomic stretch:
- the LOC139410641 gene encoding uncharacterized protein, producing MSRAASKSRAEKGRTNSAPAPPPPPSQSPDVVDIVPGRLTESNWVSMLVQEEGEEVVVEVLYEFMNHIMEKCYAVYLQRQPELFTTSWARDSLVQILEWQFLVQDEGEGPDSAPSWEEDSEPLPSTTDSWAQGCVQVLQVKPTKYPSPLQRSTPVGEAAGRTGHRANHKTHTVSQLSSSPKHSRKDRKAREPPGFRGFKLSPAPPPITEGGTWRQHHTSPTTPTEDYLQSPRHSLNSSVTEEEEYVETCPNISVQSAKLHPQRGGFPSLRRLDLARLPRHRVWPQYEVLDASPSKRHPLRTRGPLAAGQNLEKQHTTQTKAMKPLTNDKGPSMAQRRSPLTGAVCLTIKRRSIPHGGNSEGIVPFSGTLMLDSMELAPGVTLKGPQGTRFSPLKGCAAQLEHSAELRPIRNNLPVPLFSLEQLMSGPDPQVNTLN from the exons ATGTCCCGCGCTGCATCAAAATCCCGTGCTGAGAAGGGGCGCACCAACTCTGCTCCtgcacccccccctcctccttcccagaGTCCAGATGTGGTGGACATTGTCCCGGGCCGCCTGACAGAGTCTAACTGGGTGTCCATGCTAGtgcaggaggaaggagaggaggtggtggtggaggtcctgtatgAATTCATGAACCATATCATGGAGAAATGTTACGCTGTGTACCTCCAGAGACAG CCAGAGTTATTCACAACGTCTTGGGCCCGAGATTCTTTGGTGCAGATTCTGGAGTGGCAGTTCCTGGTCCAGGATGAGGGGGAAGGACCAGACAGTGCCCCCTCCTGGGAAGAAGATTCAGAGCCCCTGCCGTCAACTACAGACTCCTGGGCACAAGGCTGTGTGCAGGTTCTGCAAGTCAAGCCAACAAAATACCCTTCTCCCCTACAG AGGTCCACTCCGGTTGGTGAGGCGGCTGGACGGACAGGTCATAGGGCCAATCACAAGACTCACACAGTGAGCCAGCTTAGTTCCTCTCCCAAGCATTCCAGAAAAGACAGAAAAGCCAGAGAGCCACCAGGTTTTAGGGGTTTCAAACTATCCCCTGCTCCCCCACCCATAACTGAGGGAGGGACCTGGAGGCAGCATCACACATCACCCACCACTCCTACAGAGGACTACCTGCAGTCTCCAAGGCATTCTCTGAACAGCTCAGTGACTGAGGAAGAAGAGTATGTAGAGACATGCCCAAACATTTCTGTCCAAAGTGCTAAGCTCCACCCTCAGCGTGGAGGCTTCCCATCCTTGCGGAGACTGGATCTTGCCCGTCTTCCACGCCATCGTGTCTGGCCCCAATATGAAGTGCTGGATGCCAGTCCCTCAAAGCGCCATCCATTGAGAACCCGAGGTCCACTGGCAGCAGGGCAGAATCTTGagaaacaacacaccacacagacaaagGCAATGAAACCCTTGACCAACGACAAAGGCCCATCCATGGCCCAGAGGAGAAGTCCCCTGACTGGGGCAGTCTGTCTGACCATTAAAAGGAGGAGTATTCCGCATGGGGGCAACAGTGAGGGGATTGTACCCTTCTCTGGCACCCTGATGCTTGATAGCATGGAGCTGGCCCCTGGGGTCACTCTCAAAGGCCCCCAGGGGACCCGTTTCAGCCCCCTCAAAGGATGCGCAGCCCAGCTAGAGCACAGCGCAGAGCTGAGGCCCATACGGAACAATCTGCCTGTGCCACTGTTTTCCCTGGAGCAGCTGATGTCTGGACCAGACCCTCAGGTCAACACACTGAATTGA